The genomic stretch ATCGGCGGCGGTAAGTTCCAGAAGGTCGTCGTAACGCTCCCACGTTGTCTTGATATCGAGCGAGATCATGTCGACGAGGTGCTGCGCAAGAAGGTCCTCGATCACCCCGGGAAAGATGCCGTTCGTGTGCAGGCCGACGGAGAACCCCATCTTGCGGGCGGCGGCTGCGAGGTGGGCGAGTGCCGGCCCCTGCAGGGTCGGCTCCCCGCCGGAGAAGACCACGGCGCCCGCAACCGTGCGGGACTCCCGGATCATCGCGAGGATCTCGTCTGCGTCGCGCAGGTCCTCGCCGTCCTGGATGGCGACGTTGTGGCAGTAGAAGCAGCGCGCGGGGCACCCCCGGAGAAAGACGGTGCAGGCCGCCCGCCCCCGCCAGTCGACGGTGCTGATCGGGACAAAACCTCCGAAATTGACGTACAAATGATCACCAGGCGATAAAGAGATGCTCCGTTATTTCTTGTAAGCCTTGGCTTTCCGGCTATGAAACAAGATCTGAATAAGATAAAGTCAAGTTTACTTGTTGAGAGAACAAGCAAAATTTAGCCCAAATCTCAAAAACAAGCCTTTATCAACTCTTTTCTGCAAATATAGGGCCATGGGTCTCATAGAAGACGCCCGGCGTGGCGTCGTCACCGAAGAGATGCGGATCGTCGCGGCAGCGGAAGGGGTTACCGAAGATTTCGTCCGGCGCGGCGTGGCCGACGGCCATATCGTCATCCCGGTCTCCCCCTACCGTAAGGTGAAGATCTGCGGTATCGGCGAAGGGCTTCGCACGAAGGTCAATGCAAGCATCGGAACGTCGTCGGACATCGTCGACGTCGATATGGAGGTCGAGAAGGTCCGGCAGGCCGAACTTGCCGGTGCCGATACGCTGATGGAACTCTCCACCGGCGGCGACTTCATGGAGATCCGGCGGCGGGTCGTCGAAGCGACTACGCTCTCGGTCGGGTCGGTTCCGCTCTACCAGGCGTTCATCGAGGCCGCCCGGAAGCATGGGGCGGTCGTCCACATGGAGGAGGATGACCTCTTCCGGATCACGGCGGAGCAGGCAAAGGCCGGCACCAACTTCATGGCGATCCACACCGGGATCAACTACGAGACGATGAAGCGCCTGCAGAACCAGGGGCGGCACGGCGGGCTCGTCTCCCGGGGCGGGGCCTTCATGACCGCGTGGATGCTCCACAACGAGAAGGAGAACCCGCTGTATTCGGAGTTCGACTATCTGGTTGAGATCTTGAAGGAGCACGAGGTCACCCTCTCGTTCGGCAACGGGATGCGGGCGGGCGCCGTCCACGACGCGACCGACCGCGCCCAGATCCAGGAACTGCTCATCAACGCGGAGCTCGCCGACAAGGCACACGAGCAGGGCGTGCAGGCGATCATCGAGGGGCCGGGGCATATCCCGATCGACGAGATCCAGACCAACGTCGTCCTGCAGAAGCGCGTCACGAACCGCAAACCGTTCTACATGCTCGGGCCGCTCGTCACCGATATCGCGCCCGGCTACGACGACCGGGTTGCCGCTATCGGCGCCGCGCTCTCCTCCTCCTACGGCGCCGACTTCATCTGCTACGTGACGCCGGCGGAGCACCTGGCACTCCCCACCCCCGAGGAGGTCTACGAGGGCGTCATGAGTTCGAGGATCGCCGCCCACGTCGGGGATATGATCAAACTCAAGAAGCGCGATGCCGACCTCGAGATGGGCCACGCCCGCCGGGACCTCGACTGGGAGCGGCAGTTTGCGGTCGCGATGAACCCCGAGCGCGCCCGGGCGATCCGGGCCGAGCGGATGCCGGCCGATACCGACGGCTGCACGATGTGCGGGGACTACTGCGCGCTGAAGAT from Methanoculleus chikugoensis encodes the following:
- a CDS encoding anaerobic ribonucleoside-triphosphate reductase activating protein — translated: MYVNFGGFVPISTVDWRGRAACTVFLRGCPARCFYCHNVAIQDGEDLRDADEILAMIRESRTVAGAVVFSGGEPTLQGPALAHLAAAARKMGFSVGLHTNGIFPGVIEDLLAQHLVDMISLDIKTTWERYDDLLELTAADAVKQSLAACKRAKADGRLETCPAVVTLFRGREGDLPAIAEDTRGLDLVLQQGVAPGFAPLTRQELEAAAAPLGRRVRIRTREDGEVVYDPEP
- the thiC gene encoding phosphomethylpyrimidine synthase ThiC; this encodes MGLIEDARRGVVTEEMRIVAAAEGVTEDFVRRGVADGHIVIPVSPYRKVKICGIGEGLRTKVNASIGTSSDIVDVDMEVEKVRQAELAGADTLMELSTGGDFMEIRRRVVEATTLSVGSVPLYQAFIEAARKHGAVVHMEEDDLFRITAEQAKAGTNFMAIHTGINYETMKRLQNQGRHGGLVSRGGAFMTAWMLHNEKENPLYSEFDYLVEILKEHEVTLSFGNGMRAGAVHDATDRAQIQELLINAELADKAHEQGVQAIIEGPGHIPIDEIQTNVVLQKRVTNRKPFYMLGPLVTDIAPGYDDRVAAIGAALSSSYGADFICYVTPAEHLALPTPEEVYEGVMSSRIAAHVGDMIKLKKRDADLEMGHARRDLDWERQFAVAMNPERARAIRAERMPADTDGCTMCGDYCALKIVGRHFNF